One Bradyrhizobium sp. CCGB12 genomic window carries:
- a CDS encoding lytic transglycosylase domain-containing protein — protein MTKSRTVVTAMIGATALLLSLAPTAEAAQCGSSPAGFEAWKREFSAEAQGKGVGPTALSALMQTNYASATIAADRGQRSFSLTLDQFLAKRGATTIVAKGRQLKQSQAALFASIQQRYGVPPGPLIAIWGMETGFGSQRGNQNMLSSIATLAYDCRRPEFFTDQLYAALKLIDRGTLSGATRGSMHGEVGQTQFMPKNILAYGTGNLEVAANALNSTANFLKAHGWRAGAGYQPGEPNFVAIEAWNAAGVYQKAIALMGRQIDEGGGAAASR, from the coding sequence ATGACCAAGAGCAGGACCGTTGTGACGGCCATGATCGGCGCCACTGCGCTGCTTCTCTCTCTGGCGCCCACCGCCGAGGCCGCGCAATGCGGTAGCTCGCCGGCCGGGTTCGAGGCCTGGAAGCGCGAGTTCAGCGCGGAGGCGCAGGGCAAGGGCGTCGGCCCCACCGCGCTCTCGGCCCTGATGCAGACCAATTACGCCAGTGCGACCATCGCGGCCGATCGCGGCCAGCGCAGCTTTTCGCTGACGCTCGACCAGTTCCTAGCCAAGCGGGGCGCCACCACCATCGTTGCCAAGGGCCGGCAGCTCAAGCAGTCGCAGGCCGCCTTGTTCGCCTCGATCCAGCAGCGCTACGGCGTCCCGCCGGGGCCGCTGATCGCGATTTGGGGCATGGAGACCGGCTTCGGCAGTCAGCGCGGCAACCAGAACATGCTGTCGTCGATCGCGACCTTGGCCTATGACTGCCGCCGTCCCGAATTCTTCACCGATCAGCTCTATGCCGCCTTGAAGCTGATCGACCGCGGCACGCTGTCGGGGGCGACCCGCGGCTCCATGCATGGCGAGGTCGGCCAGACCCAGTTCATGCCCAAGAACATCCTGGCCTATGGTACCGGCAATCTCGAAGTGGCCGCCAACGCGCTGAATTCGACAGCGAATTTCCTCAAGGCCCATGGTTGGCGCGCAGGAGCCGGTTACCAGCCGGGCGAGCCGAATTTCGTCGCAATCGAGGCTTGGAATGCGGCCGGCGTCTATCAGAAGGCAATCGCGCTGATGGGCCGGCAGATCGACGAAGGAGGAGGGGCAGCCGCCTCGCGCTAG